A window of the Lactuca sativa cultivar Salinas chromosome 5, Lsat_Salinas_v11, whole genome shotgun sequence genome harbors these coding sequences:
- the LOC111912176 gene encoding uncharacterized protein LOC111912176 — protein MERRILERTRSYPPYSINALTISFHSLLCFHVHCIYYIIYTFLWLRSSPIWSVCKMATDEESSAGFSLEGIEDVEDFVLGDQEESLDTGRSTHLLDLMKMANKAFRVNRYEEAVNYYSRAHNIKPDDPIILSNRCAAYLKIGHFLKHRPAAASELRPLSGLDPTTHASLALKDAEHFMNLQNHTVMAYILKANALILLERFEQARDVILTGLQLDASSNALKNLERFTVDIFGKRTHGQIQTPRTDDFDCTLCFKLFYDPITTPCGHTFCRSCLFQSMDQGNRCPLCRTVLFISPRTCAISVTLKSIIERNFPVEYAERKLENESLSKMGPDLLPLFVMDVVLPCQKFHLNIFEARYRLMVRRIMEGNRRMGMVILDTSTGSVADYACEVEITDCEPLPDGRFFLEVESRRRCHILRNWDQDGYRVAEIEWVQDLSPTEGTKERSDLQDMTDIVAEYARSWIRLAQEAAQGDQMRLTELHKAQGMMPSTRDLESFSFWLATLSNRRPQERLDLLRMKDTTARLRRAYHYLKAAEQGCGLQ, from the exons ATGGAACGAAGGATTCTTGAAAGAACACGCTCTTATCCTCCATATTCAATTAATGCTTTAACAATCTCCTTTCACTCTCTTCTTTGTTTCCATGTTCATTGTATATACTATATTATATACACCTTTTTGTGGCTGCGTTCTTCTCCTATTTGGTCTGTCTGCAAAATGGCTACCGATGAAGAATCATCAGCTGGATTTAGCTTGGAAGGAATTGAAGACGTCGAGGATTTTGTTTTG GGAGATCAAGAAGAGTCTTTAGACACAGGGCGTTCTACTCATCTTCTTGACCTAATGAAAATGGCCAACAAAGCATTCAGAGTGAATCGTTATGAAGAG GCAGTGAATTATTACTCAAGAGCTCATAATATCAAGCCAGATGATCCTATCATTCTTAGCAACCGATGTGCTGCTTACCTAAAGATTGGCCACTTTCTGAAACACAGACCAGCTGCTGCATCTGAACTTAGACCATTAAGTGGGCTTGATCCTACAACCCATGCCAGT CTTGCATTAAAGGATGCTGAGCACTTTATGAACTTACAGAATCACACTGTAATGGCATACATACTGAAGGCAAATGCACTCATTTTG TTAGAAAGATTTGAACAAGCCCGTGATGTAATTCTTACAGGTCTTCAACTCGATGCTTCAAG caatGCTCTAAAGAATTTAGAAAGGTTTACAGTCGATATATTTGGGAAAAGAACACATGGTCAGATTCAGACACCACGTACTGATGACTTTGATTGCACTCTTTGCTTCAAGTTATTCTATGATCCAATCACAACTCCATGTGGGCATACCTTTTGTCGTTCATGCCTCTTCCAATCAATGGACCAGG GAAACAGATGCCCATTGTGTCGAACAGTTCTGTTTATCAGTCCAAGAACTTGTGCAATAAG TGTGACACTGAAAAGTATAATAGAGAGGAACTTCCCTGTGGAATATGCAGAAAGGAAATTGGAGAATGAGAGTTTGAGTAAAATGGGTCCTGATTTGTTACCTCTTTTTGTGATGGATGTTGTGCTACCTTGCCAGAAGTTCCACTTAAATATATTTGAAGCCCGTTATAGACTTATG GTCAGGAGAATCATGGAAGGAAATCGACGAATGGGAATG GTTATACTCGACACTAGCACCGGATCTGTAGCTGATTATGCATGTGAAGTGGAAATTAcaga TTGTGAGCCACTTCCAGATGGGCGTTTTTTCTTGGAG GTTGAAAGTAGGCGAAGGTGCCACATCCTTCGAAACTGGGATCAAGACGG GTATCGTGTTGCTGAGATTGAATGGGTGCAAGATTTATCTCCAACTGAAGGGACAAAGGAGAGATCCGAT TTGCAGGATATGACAGATATAGTGGCAGAATATGCTCGATCTTGGATAAGGTTAGCTCAAGAAGCAGCACAAGGAG ATCAAATGAGACTCACAGAACTACATAAAGCACAAGGTATGATGCCATCAACAAGGGATCTTGAATCCTTCAGTTTTTGG CTTGCTACTTTATCAAATCGAAGACCACAAGAAAGATTGGACCTCCTTCGCATGAAAGATACAACAGCA AGGTTAAGGAGGGCATATCATTACTTGAAAGCAGCAGAACAAGGCTGTGGATTGCAATGA
- the LOC111912179 gene encoding ribulose-phosphate 3-epimerase, chloroplastic — protein sequence MATATLGSSTLIQSQINGFIKPSISQCNTLSCTRRAIRTVVKASSRVDRFSKSDIIVSPSILSANFSKLGEQVKAVEVAGCDWIHVDVMDGRFVPNITIGALVVDALRPVTDLPLDVHLMIVEPEQRVPDFIKAGADIVSVHCEQSSTIHLHRTINQIKSLGAKAGVVLNPATPLTTIEYVLDVVDLVLIMSVNPGFGGQSFIESQVKKISDLRRMCVEKGVNPWIEVDGGVGPNNAYKVIEAGANALVAGSAVFGAKDYAQAIKGIKTSTRP from the exons ATGGCAACTGCTACTTTGGGTTCATCGACTCTAATCCAATCGCAGATTAATGGTTTTATAAAGCCGTCTATCTCCCAGTGTAACACGCTCTCTTGCACAAG GAGAGCCATTAGAACAGTCGTGAAAGCTAGTTCTCGAGTTGATAGATTCTCAAAGAGTGATATAATTGTTTCTCCATCGATTCTGTCTGCAAACTTCTCAAAGTTAGGAGAGCAGGTCAAAGCCGTTGAGGTGGCGGGTTGTGATTGGATCCATGTTGATGTAATGGATGGCCGATTTGTTCCAAACATAACAATCGGAGCTCTTGTTGTTGATGCATTGCGCCCAGTTACAGACCTCCCATTAGATGTTCATTTG ATGATTGTGGAACCTGAACAACGAGTCCCCGACTTTATAAAAGCTGGTGCAGACATAGTCAGTGTCCACTGTGAACAATCTTCCACCATCCATTTACATCGAACTATTAATCAA ATTAAAAGTCTTGGAGCAAAAGCTGGAGTAGTGTTGAACCCTGCAACACCATTAACAACCATAGAATATGTCCTAGATG TGGTGGATTTGGTGTTGATTATGTCTGTAAATCCTGGATTTGgtggccaaagctttattgaaaGCCAAGTGAAGAAGATATCAGATTTGAGAAGAATGTGTGTGGAGAAG GGTGTGAACCCATGGATTGAGGTAGATGGTGGAGTGGGCCCCAACAATGCATACAAG GTCATCGAGGCTGGGGCTAATGCGTTGGTTGCTGGTTCTGCTGTTTTTGGAGCTAAAGATTATGCTCAAG CAATAAAAGGTATTAAAACCAGCACAAGACCCTAA
- the LOC111912177 gene encoding SNF1-related protein kinase catalytic subunit alpha KIN10, whose translation MDRTNRGGGSIETLLRNYKLGKTLGHGSFGKVKIAEHVLTGYKVAVKILNRRKLKNPEMEEKVRREIKICRLFVHPHIIRLYEVIETPLDIYVVMEYVKSGELFDYIVEKGRLHENEARKIFQQIISGVEYCHRNMVVHRDLKPENILLDSRGNVKVADFGLSNIMRDGHFLKTSCGSPNYAAPEVVSGKLYAGSEVDVWSCGVILYALLCGTLPFDDENIPNLFKKIKSGIYTLPSHLSAGARDLIPRMLVVDPVKRITIAELRQHPWFKAQLPRYLAVPAPDATDHLKKLDEDIIRKVLNMGFERAHLTQSLQTRIQDDATVAYYLLFDNQSRVAGGYLGAELAENLEGDLATMHLDNIPDRATMNNRFARNNSVRPNLPGERKWQVGMQIPANPREIMTRVLEILRDLNVCWKKIGLYNIKCRWLSSITHENHYITSGITPNVVKFEIQLYKTPEDSYLVDIQKITGPQLVFLDFCAAFILQLESGIL comes from the exons ATGGATAGAACAAACAGGGGAGGTGGAAGCATCGAGACACTATTACGTAATTACAAACTCGGGAAAACTCTTGGTCATGGTTCTTTCGGAAAAGTCAAAATTGCTGAACATGTGTTGACCGGCTACAAGGTAGCAGTCAAGATTCTTAACCGTCGCAAACTTAAGAACCCTGAAATGGAAGAGAAAG TAAGACGAGAAATCAAGATTTGTAGGTTATTTGTACACCCACATATTATAAGACTTTATGAAGTGATAGAAACCCCCCTCGATATATATGTTGTTATGGAGTATGTGAAATCCGGTGAGCTATTTGATTATATTGTAGAGAAAGGGAGACTTCATGAGAATGAAGCTCGCAAAATTTTCCAACAG ATTATCTCCGGAGTGGAATACTGTCACCGGAATATGGTGGTTCATCGGGATCTTAAGCCGGAGAACATTTTGTTGGATTCAAGAGGGAATGTGAAGGTTGCTGACTTTGGATTGAGTAATATAATGAGAGATGGCCATTTTCTTAAAACAAGTTGTGGAAGCCCAAATTATGCTGCTCCTGAG GTTGTTTCGGGTAAACTTTATGCAGGGTCTGAGGTGGATGTTTGGAGCTGTGGGGTAATCTTGTATGCTCTTCTATGTGGTACTCTTCCTTTTGATGATGAGAACATTCCCAATTTATTCAAGAAAATAAAG tCTGGAATCTATACCCTTCCGAGTCATTTGTCAGCAGGAGCAAGGGATTTAATTCCAAGAATGCTGGTGGTTGATCCAGTGAAGAGAATAACAATTGCTGAACTCCGTCAACATCCTTGGTTCAAAGCTCAGCTTCCTCGATACTTAGCTGTTCCTGCCCCTGATGCAACAGATCACCTCAAAAAG CTTGATGAAGACATAATTCGAAAAGTTCTCAACATGGGGTTTGAAAGGGCCCATCTCACACAATCACTTCAAACCCGGATACAAGATGAt GCGACAGTTGCGTATTATCTGCTCTTTGATAACCAGTCTCGTGTTGCTGGTGGGTATCTTGGAGCTGAACTTGCAGAGAATCTG GAGGGTGATCTTGCTACTATGCATCTAGACAACATACCAGACAGGGCTACAATGAATAATAGATTTGCTAGAAATAACTCTGTGAGGCCTAACTTACCTGGTGAAAGAAAATGGCAAGTTGGAATGCAG ATTCCAGCAAATCCACGTGAGATAATGACACGGGTTCTTGAAATCCTGAGAGATTTAAACGTCTGCTGGAAAAAGATTGGGCTTTATAACATCAAATGTAGATGGCTTTCAAGCATCACTCATGAGAACCATTATATTACTTCTGGTATTACACCGAATGTTGTGAAATTTGAAATTCAG CTTTACAAGACTCCAGAGGATAGCTATTTGGTGGACATCCAGAAGATAACAGGTCCTCAATTGGTGTTTCTGGACTTTTGTGCTGCTTTCATTCTGCAGCTAGAGAGTGGCATCTTGTAG